The Sporosarcina ureae genomic sequence CCGCGATCATTCGTCGTTCATTTAACATACCTGTCGACCATCAAGCAACGTTTGTAGACGTATCACCGACCCATTGGTCATTCCCCGATATTAATGGAATTGCGAAAAAAGGCATTACGGGCGGCTCTGAAGGTAAATATATGCCAGCAGACTCCGTTACACGTTCTCAGTTTGCTGCATTTTTAGTACGCGCACTGGATGATTCCATGAAGTTGAAAGACTATCGTTCTTATGTAAGTGTTAAAGGAAAAACGATTGAACAGAACGGTTTTACTTATACCATTGCAAAAGATAAAACTTCTACTAAGCTATTGAAAGAGAGTAAAAAAGCAGGAATACGTTTAACACTCTTGGATAGCGCGACTATGCCAGACAACGGAATCAACCGAGTACTGCTCATGTCCGGTTATCAAATGATTCTATACAATGATGATCTTTTCATTCCGTATTGGAACTTGATCAGTGCAGGAAATAAAATGCCCGCAGGTTATAATCTAGTGAAATTGAATGTAAATGACCGGAGTTACACAATTGGTAGTATTTCAATTGATCAAAAGTTCCGCAATATGTTCATTTGGAACGATCGCATTTACTATACACTTGAAAAGAACAAAGAGCGTGTTTTCGATTCCAAATTCGATCCCACAACTCCACTAGACGATCCGTTAACGCTGTATTCAGTAGCGATGGACGGAAAAAATAAAAAGACATTATTGAACTTCGACGCACGCGTTATTTTTGATGAAGTCGAAGCTACTTCGAAAACCAACCAAGTAAGTCAAAATAATAAGTCCGTAGCGTTTGATCTTTCTACGATGTATTATTTCAACAAAACAGGTGTCTATAAATATAATCTGTTAGATAAAAAGACAAGCAAGATTTCTACTATTCTTGCGAAAGATATGGAAGTTACCGCTACACAGTTAATCGTGACAGATCAAGCAGGTAAGAAACATACACTTAAGAAATAAGAAGAATGGCATGCCTCTAATTTAGTGGCATGCCATTTTTTCTATCGATCTATAACGAGCTTAGCAATCGTCCGAATCAATAATTGTCCAATGAAAACTGGGATCGCTGTTAGCAAGATGACAACGTCTCGACCAAATGGCTTGAACCATCCACCATCATCTGAGATGAAATTCATAGCCAATATTAGAGAGACTATGGCTATAATTATATTCATTAGTAAGATGTAACGAACCTTTATAATACTAGATAAAATGCCTGTTATCACAATATATAAAACAGATACTGCTAGTAAATACTTTGCATCTTCTCGCTTCATATACTGACCGTACTCGTAAAAATGAAATAGGAATGGCGCTGGAATCAGACTCATAACGAGCCATACTATGTTCAAATATCGTTTTACCATTACTTCACCGCTCCAATTAGCTAAGGATAAAAATGCACTGTGTATTCCACATGATTATTGAGCCATTACACACCTGACGTGCTCGCAATGACTACAAAAGCGAGCCGTGTAAATATTAGTTATTTCTTTTCCTTCTACTTCATTACCGTTTATTCACGGCTTCTTCACTGGCACATAACCTACTTTCTCCACTAATTCCTGTCCTTGCGGTGAAACCATCCATTCAATGAACTTCTCAACATTCGGATTGTCTGTCCCCGCTGTGATAACATAAAATTCTGTTGCAATTGGGTATTCATCAGTACGGATTGTATCTTTCGTCGGCTCTACACCATTGATTGAGAGTAGCTTGATTTCATCGTTACTTACCATTTCCATTGAGTAATAGCGAAATGTATAGCCAATCGCATTTTTATAATTCCTATACTTGGAGACCTCTGTTATTATTCCACCCATTCCTTCGGGCACATTTTCCTTTGGAGCATCCATAATCGGAATATCCCCCATCAGCCGTTCCAAGCCTGTTTGACTACCACTATCTGCCGGTCGTTGGAATGCACGAATCGGCTCGTTTTTACCACCAACTTCTTCCCAGTTGGTGATTTTCCCTGCATAGATATCTTGAATTTGTTTTAATTCTAGATGATCAATGGGATTTTTTTGATTAACAAAAAAGACAAATGCTTCTCTTCCAACTGGTGTTAAATTCAGCTCAAGCCCTAGTTGTTCCGCTACTTTCATTTGGGCGTCTGAAGGTCCTGCTGCAAAAATTATATCTACCTCGCCAGAAAACAGATTTTCATAAGCGATAGGTGTTGTATTGACCATTACTTCACTATCATACGGATTGTATTCTTTTCTAGGATAGACTGCTTGAACAAAAGCTGCATACAGGGGATATAGTGCGGTAGCACCGTCTATTCTCGGTAAATCATCCTTCAGTTCGAGTGTAGCCGCCTCATCAAGTACGACAAGCTTGGATTCCTGTCCAATTGTAAACGGCTCATAATAACGTACTTCCACTTCGGCATCCACTGTTGAAATACTTTCTTTATATATATGCATTATCGGCCAAACTGCCGCTCCGAGTAGAACTGCTCCTGCCATAATACCGAACAATCGCTTTCGTTGCGGCGTGTTGAAGACATGAAAGATCATCATAACGATCCACACATAAACAATGATCATTGCACTTAGCGCTAACGGAATATAGTGGATCAATCCCATTAACAATAAATACAATAATCCAATTCCCGTGAAAAATAGTAACGCTATCAATAAAAGTACCGCAAATGCTATGGGTGCAATCATACGCGTCCCTCCTTTTTACTTTCCACTCAGTTCCTCCAGCCGATGCCGTGCCTCGTCTTCATCAAACGAACTGTACCAACGATAATGCTCATTATCCAAAATACGGAAATGCTGACTAATTACATTTTGCTGTAAACGAAATTGTCCTTTCATTTCCAAGTCACGCCACCACACTTTACCGCCCATAGATTGATCCATTCGGCGGTCAATACCGTCATGCGCAATGGTTTCCAGTACTTCTAACGGATCACCACCGACAGTAGCTTGCAATACCTCACTTTCACGAAATAAAGCACAGACAGCTATGACAGCTGTCCAACTAGCCGTTGCCCTTGCCTTTTCAATTTGAATCAACGTCTTTTTGGAAAGCCCTAACACATCCGCCATTTTTTGTTGAGAATATTCTTTCTCCAATCGGATTACCCGTAACTTTAATGAAATCAGTTGTACGAATTGTTGTTGATTCACTAGATCACCCCGTGGTTACATTTCACATCTAATGGTGTAATATTACACCAACATTATAGATTAGGCAAATTGTTTTCAAAACTCTCTGTTAACTTCACAACTATCGATTCTTTCTTAAAATTATGATAAGATTTATTAACTTTGTGATTTAGTTAAAGAAACGAGGACTCTTATGAAACAGCGTGAACAATGGACATCCAAGATTGGTTTTATTTTAGCGGCTGCTGGCAGTGCTATCGGTCTAGGTGCAATCTGGAAGTTTCCTTATATGGCCGGAACAAACGGTGGCAGCGTGTTTGTGCTGTTATTTATTATTTGTACATTATTGATCGGTCTACCGATTTTATTGGCTGAGTTTGTTATTGGCCGAAGAGGACAGGCAGATGCCGTGACTTCTTTGAAAAGATTATCAACGAGACGCAATTGGGGATGGGTTGGATGGATGGGACTTGTCTCTTCTTTCATCATCTTATCGTTTTACAGTGTTGTCGGTGGATGGATTTTATCGTATTTGGCGCGAGCCTTTACGTTTAAATTAGGTGGACTGGATTACGGCGAGCTATTCAATGCAACGATTGCGAATCCATGGGAAGTATTATTAGCACAAGCGTTATTTATGGCGTTAACAATCTTTATCGTTCAAAGCGGGATTCGTGGAGGAATTGAACGGGCCAGCCGCTGGATCATGCCTTTGTTATTCTTGTCATTCATTGTGTTGGCGATTCGTTCGCTAACACTAGACGGTGCGATGGAAGGTGTACGTTTCTTATTCGTACCAGATTGGAGTTACTTTAACGGAACTACTTTCTTGGTTGCGTTGGGACAGGCATTCTTCTCACTAAGTGTCGGTGTGACGGCGATGATGACCTATGCTTCCTATCTTTCGAAAGAGGAGAAGCTCGGACAGTCCGCGTTTAATGTCTCTATGCTGAACATTGGGATTTCGATCCTAGCGGGACTTGTTATTTTCCCAGCAGTTTTCGCGTTAGGACATTCACCGGAAGCGGGACCAGGACTTATTTTCGTCATCCTGCCAGCTATTTTCAATGAAATTCCATTTGGCGGCGTGTTTTTAATTATTTTCTTTTTCTTGATGCTGTTTGCTACATTGACATCTGCTATAGCGATGCTCGAAATCGTAGTTTCTACAGGTATACGTAAAAAGCATGATAGAAGAAAGCGTGCTTCTTGGGTGTTTGGCGGGCTAATCTTTTTAGTAGGAATTCCAAGTGCCTTATCGTTTGGGTTATTATCTGACGTCAGTATTTTCGGCAACTCCATTTTTGATTTCGCTGATTTGCTGACAAGTAGAATTGCGATGCCGCTCGGGGCATTAGCTGTGTCTTTATTTGCCGGTTTCGTACTGACGAAAGAGGATACAGCGGAAGAGTTAGGGATGCACCCGGCTCTTCACTCTTTGTGGAAAGTACTTGTACGCTATTTCGCACCGATTGCGATCGTCGTCATTTTCTTTACTTGGATTTTAGG encodes the following:
- a CDS encoding PstS family phosphate ABC transporter substrate-binding protein, with the translated sequence MIAPIAFAVLLLIALLFFTGIGLLYLLLMGLIHYIPLALSAMIIVYVWIVMMIFHVFNTPQRKRLFGIMAGAVLLGAAVWPIMHIYKESISTVDAEVEVRYYEPFTIGQESKLVVLDEAATLELKDDLPRIDGATALYPLYAAFVQAVYPRKEYNPYDSEVMVNTTPIAYENLFSGEVDIIFAAGPSDAQMKVAEQLGLELNLTPVGREAFVFFVNQKNPIDHLELKQIQDIYAGKITNWEEVGGKNEPIRAFQRPADSGSQTGLERLMGDIPIMDAPKENVPEGMGGIITEVSKYRNYKNAIGYTFRYYSMEMVSNDEIKLLSINGVEPTKDTIRTDEYPIATEFYVITAGTDNPNVEKFIEWMVSPQGQELVEKVGYVPVKKP
- a CDS encoding helix-turn-helix transcriptional regulator; amino-acid sequence: MNQQQFVQLISLKLRVIRLEKEYSQQKMADVLGLSKKTLIQIEKARATASWTAVIAVCALFRESEVLQATVGGDPLEVLETIAHDGIDRRMDQSMGGKVWWRDLEMKGQFRLQQNVISQHFRILDNEHYRWYSSFDEDEARHRLEELSGK
- a CDS encoding sodium-dependent transporter, whose protein sequence is MKQREQWTSKIGFILAAAGSAIGLGAIWKFPYMAGTNGGSVFVLLFIICTLLIGLPILLAEFVIGRRGQADAVTSLKRLSTRRNWGWVGWMGLVSSFIILSFYSVVGGWILSYLARAFTFKLGGLDYGELFNATIANPWEVLLAQALFMALTIFIVQSGIRGGIERASRWIMPLLFLSFIVLAIRSLTLDGAMEGVRFLFVPDWSYFNGTTFLVALGQAFFSLSVGVTAMMTYASYLSKEEKLGQSAFNVSMLNIGISILAGLVIFPAVFALGHSPEAGPGLIFVILPAIFNEIPFGGVFLIIFFFLMLFATLTSAIAMLEIVVSTGIRKKHDRRKRASWVFGGLIFLVGIPSALSFGLLSDVSIFGNSIFDFADLLTSRIAMPLGALAVSLFAGFVLTKEDTAEELGMHPALHSLWKVLVRYFAPIAIVVIFFTWILGM
- a CDS encoding S-layer homology domain-containing protein, whose protein sequence is MKNKLVGLLTVLLIFAAIPFHAQAAAQFSDVDKHWAKKEIMYLADRNIIGGFPDGTFKPNDPITRAQASSMLIKALKIPLIKNPTVQFKDVSKKSPYYQILATVNEKGIMRGDNGFMRPGEDTSRAHMAAIIRRSFNIPVDHQATFVDVSPTHWSFPDINGIAKKGITGGSEGKYMPADSVTRSQFAAFLVRALDDSMKLKDYRSYVSVKGKTIEQNGFTYTIAKDKTSTKLLKESKKAGIRLTLLDSATMPDNGINRVLLMSGYQMILYNDDLFIPYWNLISAGNKMPAGYNLVKLNVNDRSYTIGSISIDQKFRNMFIWNDRIYYTLEKNKERVFDSKFDPTTPLDDPLTLYSVAMDGKNKKTLLNFDARVIFDEVEATSKTNQVSQNNKSVAFDLSTMYYFNKTGVYKYNLLDKKTSKISTILAKDMEVTATQLIVTDQAGKKHTLKK